From a single Streptomyces liliifuscus genomic region:
- a CDS encoding FAD-dependent oxidoreductase gives MPGDETRPGAAPVPDDAEESVPFETPDIYGAYPRLSDDQTARLAQHGRRRAVDTGDVLIREGERCETFYVVLSGSIAIVEGYGTPDEHLLRVHGPGRFIGELGLLNGQVAFYTAVVRDPGEVLALSMDQLRDLVTRDSLLGDVVLRACLGRRALLVGQGAGFRIIGSRYSPDTRRLREFAARNRLPHRWIDLETDEEAEALLRRFAVGPEQTPLVIWRDTTLLRNPSNAELARFIGLPPLPSGNGRGDLLIVGSGPAGLAAAVNAASEGLGTTVVEAMATGGQAGTSSRIENCFGFPSGISGAELTERGVLQAGKFGARISVPAEAARLERRDGHYAVGFADGSEITARTVVLATGARYRRLHVPGIEPLEGTSVHYSATVYEAQQCRADAVAVVGGGNSAGQAVLFLAGYAPQVYLLVRGPSIEAHMSRYLIDQIERHPRVRVLLHTEMTEALGDKALEAVTVVDHRTGEHRHLAVRALFVFTGADPHTEWLSGALALDARGYVLTGAEAQAGSMPELWQSQGRDCLTLETSLPGVFAVGDVRSGSVKRVASAVGEGAMSIHFVHRHLGHTAAPGATDSSPHTRPKESAWLA, from the coding sequence ATGCCCGGCGACGAGACGCGGCCGGGCGCGGCGCCGGTGCCGGACGATGCGGAGGAGAGCGTCCCCTTCGAGACCCCCGACATCTACGGCGCCTATCCCCGCCTGTCGGACGACCAGACGGCCCGCCTGGCGCAGCACGGCCGGCGGCGCGCGGTCGACACCGGTGACGTGCTGATCCGGGAGGGGGAACGGTGCGAGACGTTCTACGTCGTCCTCAGTGGCTCGATCGCCATCGTCGAGGGCTACGGCACACCCGATGAACACCTGCTGAGGGTGCACGGCCCTGGCCGCTTCATCGGCGAACTCGGCCTCCTGAACGGACAGGTGGCCTTCTACACCGCCGTGGTCAGGGACCCCGGCGAGGTCCTCGCCCTGTCGATGGATCAGCTGCGTGACCTGGTGACCCGGGACTCCCTCCTCGGTGATGTGGTGCTGCGCGCCTGCCTGGGCCGCCGTGCCCTGCTCGTCGGGCAGGGCGCCGGTTTCCGCATCATCGGCTCGCGCTACTCGCCCGACACCCGGCGGCTGCGCGAGTTCGCCGCCCGCAACCGGCTGCCGCACCGCTGGATCGACCTGGAGACGGACGAGGAGGCCGAGGCGCTGCTGCGCCGCTTCGCGGTCGGTCCGGAGCAGACGCCGCTGGTGATCTGGCGGGACACGACCCTGCTGCGCAATCCGAGCAACGCCGAACTGGCCCGGTTCATCGGCCTGCCGCCCCTGCCGTCGGGCAACGGCCGCGGCGATCTCCTGATCGTCGGCTCCGGTCCGGCCGGGCTCGCCGCCGCGGTGAACGCCGCCTCGGAGGGCCTCGGCACGACCGTGGTCGAGGCGATGGCCACCGGCGGCCAGGCCGGTACGTCCTCCCGCATCGAGAACTGCTTCGGCTTCCCCTCCGGCATCTCCGGCGCCGAACTCACCGAGCGCGGGGTGCTCCAAGCGGGCAAGTTCGGCGCCCGGATCAGCGTCCCTGCGGAGGCGGCCCGGCTCGAACGGCGGGACGGCCACTACGCCGTCGGGTTCGCCGACGGCAGCGAGATCACCGCCCGTACCGTCGTCCTGGCCACCGGCGCCCGCTACCGCCGCCTCCATGTGCCCGGCATCGAGCCGTTGGAAGGCACGAGCGTCCACTACTCGGCGACCGTCTACGAGGCCCAGCAGTGCCGTGCCGACGCGGTGGCGGTGGTCGGCGGTGGCAACTCCGCCGGCCAGGCCGTGCTCTTCCTGGCCGGGTACGCGCCACAGGTGTACCTGCTCGTCCGTGGGCCGAGCATCGAGGCGCACATGTCCCGCTACCTGATCGATCAGATCGAGCGCCACCCGCGGGTGCGCGTGCTGCTGCACACCGAGATGACTGAGGCACTCGGCGACAAGGCTCTGGAAGCGGTCACCGTGGTCGACCACCGTACGGGCGAGCACCGCCACCTCGCGGTGCGGGCCCTGTTCGTCTTCACCGGCGCCGACCCTCACACCGAGTGGCTGTCCGGCGCGCTCGCCCTCGACGCACGGGGCTACGTGCTCACCGGCGCGGAGGCGCAGGCCGGCTCCATGCCCGAGCTGTGGCAGAGCCAGGGCCGCGACTGCCTGACGCTGGAGACCAGTCTGCCTGGCGTCTTCGCCGTCGGCGACGTCCGCAGCGGCTCGGTGAAGCGCGTGGCCTCCGCGGTCGGCGAAGGCGCGATGAGCATCCACTTCGTGCACCGCCACCTGGGCCACACGGCCGCGCCCGGCGCCACCGACAGCTCCCCGCACACCCGCCCGAAGGAGTCCGCTTGGCTCGCATGA
- a CDS encoding UBP-type zinc finger domain-containing protein: MTVGTDPHLALVRPVTPRTAGCEECLATHSPWVHLRLCLTCGHVGCCDSSPNRHARRHAAADGHPIVASLEPGENWRWCFVHEALV, from the coding sequence ATGACCGTAGGGACCGACCCCCACCTCGCCCTCGTACGCCCCGTCACCCCGCGCACCGCGGGATGCGAGGAATGCCTGGCCACGCACTCCCCCTGGGTCCACCTCAGGCTCTGCCTGACCTGCGGCCACGTCGGCTGCTGCGATTCCTCGCCGAACCGGCACGCCCGCCGTCACGCCGCCGCCGACGGTCATCCGATCGTGGCGTCGCTGGAGCCCGGCGAGAACTGGCGGTGGTGCTTCGTCCACGAGGCGCTTGTGTGA
- the trxA gene encoding thioredoxin, which yields MSTVQATTVTCPHCGRTNRVPVAAEGRPRCGNCKQPLPWMADAGDDDFTEVVEQATVPVVVDLWATWCGPCRMVSPALEKVAAELAGTIKLVKVDIDKNPRLARRFEVQAVPTLLVLDKGQTIARQAGAAPAPALRQWVEQSIAGREPAGKG from the coding sequence ATGAGTACCGTGCAGGCCACCACCGTCACCTGCCCGCACTGCGGGCGCACCAACCGGGTACCCGTGGCCGCCGAGGGCCGTCCCAGGTGCGGCAACTGCAAGCAGCCGCTGCCGTGGATGGCCGACGCGGGCGACGACGACTTCACCGAGGTCGTCGAGCAGGCCACCGTGCCCGTCGTCGTGGACCTGTGGGCCACCTGGTGCGGCCCCTGCCGCATGGTGAGCCCCGCGCTGGAGAAGGTCGCCGCCGAGCTCGCGGGGACGATCAAGCTGGTCAAGGTCGACATCGACAAGAACCCGCGCCTGGCGCGGCGGTTCGAGGTCCAGGCCGTACCGACGCTGCTGGTCCTCGACAAAGGACAGACCATCGCCCGGCAGGCGGGTGCCGCACCTGCCCCTGCCCTGCGGCAGTGGGTGGAGCAGTCGATCGCCGGCCGCGAGCCGGCCGGGAAAGGATGA
- a CDS encoding AraC family transcriptional regulator has translation MHHSPNQGTDLLKFQTTDVDEARHVLQERFYANFIDVPDGGAEFTARYDIAALGPLTLGRLSFGAEVRIRFGELGSYHVDIPLGGHLAWRQGRHTNAVATTANAAVFQPHGDTALDRVSTDCSMLAVKIDPKALNDQLERLLGRPLRTPVVLTPELDVAHGAGLSWVRMIRAVFDEMQAGGLLTRPVVARPLQEALLSGLLLATGHRYREELDRPKSALRPGPVKRAVEAMHSMPQHPFTVGELAVLAGVSVRRLQEAFQQYVGMTPLAYLTDVRLTRAHDELRRGTPGEVNVSEVAHRWNFDHLGRFASRYRARFGELPSQTLRSG, from the coding sequence ATGCACCACTCGCCCAACCAGGGCACGGATTTACTGAAGTTCCAGACGACGGATGTGGACGAGGCTCGGCACGTCCTCCAGGAACGCTTCTACGCCAACTTCATCGACGTGCCCGACGGCGGCGCCGAGTTCACGGCCCGGTACGACATCGCAGCACTCGGTCCGCTCACACTCGGACGACTCTCTTTCGGCGCGGAGGTACGCATACGGTTCGGGGAACTCGGCTCCTACCACGTGGACATTCCCCTGGGCGGCCACCTGGCCTGGCGTCAGGGAAGGCACACCAATGCGGTGGCGACCACCGCGAACGCCGCCGTCTTCCAGCCGCACGGCGACACGGCCCTGGACCGAGTGAGCACCGACTGCTCCATGCTGGCCGTGAAGATCGACCCCAAGGCCCTCAACGATCAGCTCGAACGCCTCCTCGGCCGACCGCTGCGCACCCCCGTCGTCCTCACGCCCGAACTCGATGTCGCGCACGGAGCGGGCCTGAGCTGGGTACGGATGATCCGCGCGGTGTTCGACGAGATGCAGGCCGGCGGGCTGCTGACCCGGCCGGTGGTCGCCCGCCCGCTCCAGGAGGCCCTGCTGAGCGGGCTCCTCCTCGCCACCGGCCACCGCTACCGCGAAGAGCTGGACCGGCCAAAATCCGCCCTGCGCCCGGGCCCCGTCAAGCGTGCTGTCGAGGCCATGCACAGCATGCCGCAACACCCGTTCACGGTAGGAGAGTTGGCCGTGCTCGCCGGCGTGAGCGTGCGGCGGCTCCAAGAAGCCTTCCAGCAGTACGTCGGCATGACCCCGCTGGCCTACCTCACCGACGTCCGCCTCACCCGCGCCCACGACGAGCTGCGCCGCGGCACACCGGGCGAAGTGAACGTGAGCGAGGTCGCCCATCGCTGGAACTTCGATCACCTGGGCCGCTTCGCGTCCCGATACCGAGCGCGCTTCGGCGAGTTGCCCTCGCAGACGCTGCGTTCCGGGTGA